A region from the Hypericibacter adhaerens genome encodes:
- a CDS encoding O-linked N-acetylglucosamine transferase family protein gives MNMEESELEIAETADAAERERRERSLRAIVAADPRDVDAVTELAMICHETQRRHEAATLFERAVALAPRDAILRCNTGNALAATGRPEAALAHFREATLIDPRLAHAHFLTGNALRDLGRDREAAAAYGLAVGLDPRLAAAERELALLLRQQGDLDGAAAAYRRALSIEPDRAAVHFDLANLLSEQGHLEDAAASYRAALRLKPDFAGAACHLGHVFLAQRRFAEAESCYRRALAVDAKMVEAVRNLALVLEKQGKIAAAISAGETLVGLAETELPAWIALGRLYQRQGRPIQALGALRRALTLAPTDGEALLALMPVLDALERPEEAIAAGRRILGLDPDNAAAALLLLAYLRRACRWREAEALASRVERMTETALAAGQRPGQAPAQYLLGSMDATKLRRIAQAWSEAESGLMTRPAGAALRRRPVDRKPDHIPRVGYLVDAASPAAAMIAALAEAHDAEAVETFLFTHRTAERDEPAGGLGAAGERLVDLARMRPDPAAQRIADEAIDILVLEDAMPGSAAMAIAARRPAPLQIAWPGFPGSCGAGWIDYVLADRIAAPPQDAPHWSEAICRLPHSYRPLFAETAAPAPSADREAEGLPADRVVLAAFHRPDRIEPALFRLWMELLGAVPDAVLWLWAAERPMVGELKRQAVERGIDPRRLHFAQTQPRPYHRQRLALADIGLDTHPYSDAAATADALAANVPVVTLRGRHFAGRRSASLLSGLGLPELVVEDLEAYRRLVLALAQDPAMRTAMRQRIAQARATSPLADPTRFARDLEAAYRRIWRRYLTGQAPEAIDIAAAGNMPASPAEVPA, from the coding sequence ATGAACATGGAGGAGAGCGAGCTCGAGATCGCCGAGACGGCCGACGCCGCCGAACGTGAGCGGCGCGAGCGCAGCTTGCGTGCGATCGTCGCGGCCGATCCGCGCGATGTCGATGCGGTCACCGAGCTCGCCATGATCTGCCACGAGACGCAACGGCGCCATGAGGCGGCAACGCTGTTCGAGCGGGCGGTGGCGCTGGCGCCGCGCGACGCCATCCTGCGCTGCAACACGGGCAACGCGCTGGCCGCGACCGGCCGGCCGGAGGCGGCGCTCGCGCATTTCCGCGAAGCCACCCTGATCGACCCGCGGCTCGCCCACGCGCATTTCCTGACCGGCAACGCGTTGCGCGACCTGGGGCGCGACCGCGAGGCCGCGGCGGCCTATGGTCTTGCCGTCGGGCTCGATCCTCGGCTGGCGGCGGCCGAGCGGGAGCTGGCGCTGCTGCTGCGCCAGCAGGGCGATCTCGACGGTGCCGCCGCCGCCTATCGTCGCGCGCTCTCGATCGAGCCCGATCGCGCGGCGGTGCATTTCGATCTCGCCAATCTGCTGAGCGAGCAGGGTCATCTGGAGGACGCGGCCGCCAGCTATCGCGCGGCGCTGCGCCTCAAGCCCGACTTCGCCGGGGCCGCCTGCCATCTCGGCCATGTGTTCCTGGCGCAGCGCCGCTTCGCCGAAGCCGAATCCTGTTACCGGCGCGCGCTCGCCGTCGACGCGAAGATGGTCGAAGCCGTGCGCAACCTGGCCCTGGTTCTGGAGAAGCAGGGAAAGATCGCCGCCGCCATCAGCGCCGGCGAGACGCTGGTGGGGCTGGCCGAGACCGAGCTGCCGGCCTGGATCGCGCTGGGACGCCTCTATCAGCGCCAGGGCCGGCCGATCCAGGCCCTGGGTGCCTTGCGCCGGGCCCTGACCCTGGCGCCGACCGACGGCGAAGCGCTGCTGGCCCTGATGCCGGTCCTCGATGCGCTCGAGCGGCCCGAGGAAGCGATCGCCGCGGGCCGCCGCATCCTGGGCCTCGATCCCGACAACGCCGCCGCGGCGCTGCTGCTGCTGGCCTATTTGCGCCGCGCCTGCCGCTGGCGCGAGGCCGAGGCGCTGGCCTCCCGGGTCGAACGGATGACCGAGACGGCACTGGCCGCCGGCCAACGGCCGGGCCAGGCGCCGGCGCAATATCTGCTGGGCTCGATGGACGCGACCAAGCTTCGGCGCATCGCCCAGGCCTGGAGCGAGGCGGAAAGCGGCCTCATGACGCGGCCGGCGGGGGCAGCGCTGCGTCGCCGTCCGGTCGACCGCAAGCCGGATCACATCCCGCGGGTCGGCTATCTGGTCGATGCCGCCAGCCCCGCCGCTGCGATGATCGCCGCCTTGGCCGAGGCTCATGATGCCGAGGCGGTCGAGACCTTCCTGTTCACCCACCGCACCGCCGAACGCGACGAGCCCGCGGGCGGCTTGGGCGCGGCCGGTGAGCGCCTCGTCGATCTCGCGCGCATGCGCCCCGATCCGGCGGCGCAGCGCATCGCCGACGAGGCGATCGACATCCTGGTGCTGGAGGATGCGATGCCCGGCAGTGCCGCCATGGCCATCGCCGCCCGGCGCCCGGCGCCGTTGCAGATCGCCTGGCCGGGATTTCCCGGCAGCTGCGGCGCCGGCTGGATCGACTATGTGCTGGCCGACCGGATCGCGGCGCCGCCCCAGGATGCGCCGCACTGGTCGGAGGCGATCTGCCGCCTGCCGCACAGCTATCGACCGCTCTTCGCCGAGACCGCCGCGCCGGCGCCGTCCGCCGACCGTGAAGCCGAAGGCCTGCCCGCCGATCGCGTCGTGCTCGCGGCCTTTCACCGTCCCGACCGCATCGAACCGGCGCTGTTCCGGCTCTGGATGGAGCTGCTGGGCGCTGTGCCCGATGCCGTTCTGTGGCTCTGGGCTGCCGAGCGCCCGATGGTGGGCGAGCTCAAGCGCCAGGCGGTGGAACGCGGCATCGATCCGCGGCGCCTGCATTTCGCTCAGACGCAACCGCGCCCTTACCATCGCCAGCGCCTGGCGCTGGCCGATATCGGACTCGACACCCATCCCTACAGCGATGCCGCCGCGACCGCCGATGCGTTGGCCGCGAACGTGCCTGTGGTGACGCTGCGCGGCCGCCATTTCGCCGGCCGCCGCTCGGCAAGCCTGCTGTCGGGTCTGGGTTTGCCGGAGCTGGTCGTCGAGGACCTCGAGGCCTATCGACGCCTGGTTCTGGCACTGGCACAGGATCCGGCGATGCGCACGGCGATGCGGCAGCGGATCGCGCAGGCGCGCGCAACCTCGCCGCTGGCCGATCCGACCCGCTTCGCGCGCGATCTCGAAGCCGCCTATCGCCGCATCTGGCGCCGCTACCTGACGGGGCAGGCGCCGGAAGCGATCGATATCGCCGCGGCCGGGAATATGCCGGCATCGCCGGCCGAGGTTCCGGCATGA
- a CDS encoding tetratricopeptide repeat protein yields the protein MSQQKPAASRSAAALSAYLKGDHASAERLYREALALDAKDAAALHGLGVLRFQQGRKPEAIELLGAAARLTPGLAEVRRNHAAALASAGRFAEAAGEYRAALAIEPSVGGDWSRLGSVLGELGQDAEAIAAYETALSHLAAAPASERAGLLRRLGTLQRRAGQVDAAIRSWRESLALLPDQSAIAFNLGNALKDEGRSEDAEAAYRRALAIEPGFTRARINLGAVLHAARRLEDAEAVFREALAHDPGSADARRNLAVVLHDRGRDEEGWQALQPLLEGRPDTAETLDVAVVLLQALHRPAEALAIADRLLALDPRSGRALGNRASALLALDRIEEARDAARIAAALPDADGDVLTGAGVVFRSLGLMDQSIACFRRALAAEPGHIGAHSSLAMALLMTGQYEEGWAQYEWRWKTPDFVAGIGRYEHKRWNGEPRPDATLLVYAEQGFGDSLQFARLIAGAAGRVGRIAFEIQPELARLMQGLAGTDEIVPRTGKTAPFDLQVPLLSLPTLLGVTLDRIPGTVPYLHAEPERVRHWADRLRDLKRPRIGLVWQGNPRHPNDRLRSIALARLAPLIERREAGWVSLQKGPAAVQIEAAGLAQRIFDPTEELADYADTAAVCANLDLVISVDTSVAHLAGALGRPLFVLLPLVPDFRWLLGRRDSPWYPTARLFRQIRYNDWSDPLAELDRAIAERVRDSR from the coding sequence ATGAGCCAGCAGAAACCGGCCGCCTCCCGCAGCGCCGCCGCCCTGAGCGCCTATCTCAAAGGCGATCACGCATCGGCCGAGCGGTTGTACAGGGAAGCCCTGGCGCTCGACGCGAAGGACGCGGCTGCGCTGCACGGGCTCGGCGTGCTGCGTTTCCAGCAGGGACGCAAGCCCGAGGCGATCGAGCTCCTGGGAGCGGCGGCCCGGCTGACGCCCGGCCTCGCCGAGGTCAGGCGCAATCACGCGGCGGCGCTCGCGAGCGCCGGCCGCTTCGCCGAGGCCGCGGGCGAATATCGGGCGGCCCTGGCGATCGAGCCTTCGGTCGGCGGCGATTGGAGCCGGCTCGGCAGCGTGCTCGGCGAGCTGGGCCAGGATGCGGAGGCCATCGCCGCCTATGAAACGGCGCTGTCGCATCTGGCGGCGGCCCCGGCGAGCGAACGGGCGGGGCTGCTGCGCCGCCTCGGCACCCTCCAGCGCCGCGCGGGCCAGGTCGACGCCGCGATCCGGTCCTGGCGGGAATCGCTGGCGCTCCTGCCCGATCAATCCGCCATCGCCTTCAATCTCGGCAACGCGCTCAAGGATGAGGGGCGCAGCGAGGACGCCGAAGCGGCTTACCGCCGGGCGCTGGCGATCGAGCCGGGCTTCACCCGCGCGCGGATCAATCTGGGCGCGGTGCTGCATGCCGCGCGGCGGCTCGAGGACGCGGAGGCGGTGTTCCGCGAGGCGCTGGCCCATGATCCAGGCTCGGCGGACGCACGCCGCAATCTCGCGGTGGTGCTGCATGACCGCGGCCGGGACGAGGAGGGATGGCAGGCGCTGCAGCCCTTGCTCGAGGGCCGCCCCGATACGGCCGAGACGTTGGATGTCGCGGTGGTGCTGCTGCAGGCGCTGCATCGCCCGGCCGAGGCGCTCGCGATCGCCGACCGCCTGCTGGCGCTCGATCCGCGCAGCGGCCGGGCGCTCGGCAATCGCGCTTCCGCTCTCTTGGCGCTCGACCGGATCGAGGAAGCCCGCGACGCGGCCCGCATAGCGGCGGCGCTCCCCGATGCCGATGGCGATGTGCTGACGGGGGCGGGCGTGGTGTTCCGCAGTCTCGGCCTGATGGATCAGTCGATCGCCTGCTTCCGGCGCGCGCTGGCCGCCGAGCCCGGCCATATCGGCGCGCATTCGAGCCTCGCCATGGCGCTGCTGATGACCGGCCAGTACGAGGAAGGCTGGGCGCAGTACGAGTGGCGCTGGAAGACGCCCGACTTCGTCGCGGGCATCGGCCGCTACGAGCATAAGCGCTGGAACGGCGAGCCCCGCCCCGATGCGACGCTGCTGGTCTATGCCGAGCAGGGTTTCGGCGACAGCCTGCAATTCGCGCGTCTCATCGCCGGTGCCGCGGGTCGCGTCGGACGGATCGCCTTCGAGATCCAGCCGGAGCTGGCGCGGTTGATGCAGGGTCTTGCCGGCACCGACGAGATCGTGCCGCGCACCGGCAAGACCGCGCCCTTCGACCTCCAGGTCCCGCTGCTCAGCCTGCCGACGCTGCTCGGGGTGACGCTCGACCGGATTCCCGGCACGGTTCCTTATCTCCATGCCGAGCCCGAGCGGGTGCGGCACTGGGCGGACCGGCTCCGCGATCTGAAACGGCCGCGCATCGGGCTGGTGTGGCAGGGCAACCCGCGTCATCCCAATGACCGGCTGCGCTCGATCGCGCTGGCAAGGCTGGCGCCCCTGATCGAACGCCGCGAGGCCGGCTGGGTCAGCCTGCAGAAGGGGCCGGCCGCGGTCCAGATCGAAGCGGCCGGGCTCGCGCAGCGGATTTTCGATCCGACCGAGGAACTCGCGGACTATGCCGACACAGCGGCGGTTTGCGCGAATCTCGATCTGGTGATCTCGGTCGATACCTCGGTCGCGCATCTGGCGGGCGCGCTCGGCCGGCCGCTCTTCGTGCTGCTGCCGCTGGTGCCGGATTTCCGCTGGCTGCTGGGACGCCGCGACAGCCCCTGGTACCCGACGGCGCGCCTCTTCCGGCAGATCCGCTACAACGACTGGTCCGATCCCCTGGCCGAGCTCGATCGCGCCATCGCCGAGCGGGTTCGGGATTCGCGATGA